The DNA sequence CTACAtgacatattattttattaaaatttttcaagtggcCACAAATAGTAGAAGTACTTCTACCCTgctttaaatataattagatgCTTAATTATTGATGCTTACATTTCTGTCTGCACTGTCAGCAGCCAAAGCACGTGCTATTAAACAAGTCATTGTACTTTTACCAACACCACCTTTGCCtgacaatattaaaattttgtatttgaCATCAGCAAGCCTTTGTTTCACTAATTCTATTCCAGGGTCAGGTTGTTTTGTTGCACCTGATGCgcaaatattttgatttggACAACCAGCACACGCTGATACCTTTCCCGCATTATCGCTTTCTGTTCCAGGgcaatcttaaaaaataaatataattatttagctGTCATGTAGCTGACGTAACctcttaattatatttttttagaaataattctTCAGTAGCATTAATTACTatgcttttaattattaatatttacagtaaaacatttgaaaatagATTTAGAATaacgtttaattattattattttattttctacgtgattataataattaaatacgaaCGTTCTGGAGCATCTTTCGGTACATCAGCCATGATTGAACAACTGATAAaggaaaaattgatatttgaaCTAGTGACTTAATGACAAGTTTtagagtttttaattattgttaaatgtaattattgttGACAGCAAATTCAGCCTTGGGCAACTGTTGGATCATCAATGACTTGTTTGGAGCCAGTAATTCCAGTCCGTGGAAGTGATTGCAAGAGAGTTCATTCGCTGATGCCTTGGCGCCCAAATATTGGATATGAAAACGTTCAATTGGTTCCattgtaagttttttatttcaaataattaatcaattcattattattaatataattttggaatttataatgaaattgaagttagccgatgtctaataatttttttattttttgttaagcgataaattataaaaaaaaaaaaatatttgaaaaaattgcacctgtagtttttttaaaattttttacatctgtatatttttatattttttttgtaattgatttgttgaaacaaaaatccaaaaattgttaattgtctgcgcacttcaggatcataacttgtacatttatttaaatttaaataagaaagctagcatttgaaatttgtattgtttttagataaactaattaaatattaatgcaaaattattttttcaaatttaaaagcgTTGCCAAACAGTGTCTGCcagtgtttaaaaattttcaatgacagCTGTCATTaacatattaaaattaaaataattgaaagcaTAGATTGAAAAAATACAACCAAGTTGCAATTTTgctaagatataaaatttaaaaaaaattacttacgagctaaacgaaattttttgaataaattttagctttcaaaatttgaaaattcgaattataaaacatgaagatttaactgaaatttatttaataaatttcgttTAAGTTCCAATTAAGATCAACTCTACAGCTGAAAGtcttggaaaattttcaaaaagtggcGGGTACTGTCTGAGAATGACTTTAAACTAATCACTTTTTAAATGcacaatttcaaataattttatttaatagtatatacaattcgtttataaaatataaacaagtTTTCAAACGTTTGTTAATAGCTGcaagttctaaaaaaaaaatttaattgtctaaacaataaaaatatttttattgttggtTGTATTGCTTATTTTACTTCCGGTGAccttttgttttttgactttataatttaaatatgactactaaaaagtttaattactaaatatattttttaaactcttttaaAGATCGACAAAGTGCGTGTCGAATTATGCATTGGATCCAGTTACTGATATGTCTACAGAGCCGTTAAAATTTCCAAATCTTGTGACTGGATTTCATCGCAATCCTGTTCATGCTTCTCAATCAGCTCTTCATACTCGTTACACACCAAACGAATGGtttcaaaaacaaattaagTATTACAACGAAGCTGATGCTAATACTTATTACTCAGAAAGAATAAGAAATGACGCAGTCAAGATTATGCGGtaagcaaataatttataaaaattgaataaacattatttcttattaattaaaaataaatacaatatgtTGAAACTTTTTAGAGCTgcagaagaaaaaattcataatttccAACACGACACAGATCGTAGATTAGGCGAACGAATAACTGACGTGACATTTTGGAGAAATGAAGTGGCGGCTGAACTGGAAAGACTTATTCAAGAGTGCGAAAGACTTCAAGATTGTCGTGCTGTTTTGGAAAAAGCTATTCAAGATATCGAAGGACCGCTGCATATTGCTGAAGAGTGTCTTTATCATCGGGAAGCCAGGAAAGGTTGACcattaaatcaataacttaTTCAGTATCCTTAaatactttcattttttttttcattttaggcACCGAGCTTGTCCACGATGATTCAGAAAAATGTCTTCTCAATGAATTGTCAAATCTTCGgacaagtcaaaaaaaattagaagcaTGTCTCGATCGAGTCAAAGACCAGGCAAGTGATTAaagaacaaaattattatttttattttataactaaataataataattgatttgatttaattttacaagttaCGAAATTGTCGAGCTTCTCAAAATCAATTACAACTGgacatgaaaaataaagaaagtgcATTAGGAATTGATACTCTTTGCCatcaactaaataattacagCCAAGGGATACAATATTATTCGggtattgaaaaatatgacCCATGGTAAATAGTTAATATTTGTTTCAGTAGAcgttgatataaaatttgatagtttaattattatcaaatttttctagtGTATCAGAGCAAGAAACTTGGGCAGATGCAGCCAATAGAATAGTTCAGAAGTCACAAAGTGAACGAGTAAAATCATCGCAATTGCGAGCTGAATCTGAATCTTTAGTGAATCGCGTGTCGAGAGATATGTGGGAGTCATGGACAAACTCTAATAATGCATTATCTCGTCGTAGCTCTGAATTGTTGGAAgctaaaaatcaattacaacaGCATTTGCATAAAGTATATAcatgttataataaattatttctattttttaaagtaaaaattaattaacaggttcaacaagaaatatttgacgttgaaaaaaatatggaaataCTCCGGAAAGCTATTGCTGACAAAAGTTATGCTCTCAAAGTAGCTCATACTCGTTTAGAAGCACGAATGCATCGTCCAGAATTGGAATTATGTCGTGATTATGCTCACGTTaggtttgtaaattttaatactaattaaatatttaattagtattgtaaaaaaaatgtttatactaattaagtaaattattgcAGCCTGCaaaaggaaattgaaaatattaatcgtGAGGTAGATAAAATGCACAAGATGTTAAAAGAAATCGAGTGTCAGCATCAACGATTACTAAGAACAAGAAATGCATTGGAGCATGatttagcattaaaaatagatgcaatgtatattgataaagaaaaagtatGTGGCTTACGACGTGCATATCCAGTAAATGCACTCTTTAGATTTTAGttattgtcattaatttttttttttttttttttttttcaaataaatactttcaattttatttttaattattagttaataactaattattagaGGTGtgtccgattttttttttaatcgattcgAATTTCGAATTGAATAGTTGTATTCGATCGATTCAGTCTGAACGCCTCtactaattatataaatttaaagaaattaaatgaactaaaaatattcaagcagtgatatcttaattaattcaaCTAGTAATatcattacaatttattagtaatattaTCATTTGTACATTTGAACCGCAAGCACTATAATTACAAGCCTCTTTACGTTGTATGTGGCTTAACGTAGCTTGGCGTAGGAAGTCTAAAACCTTTTTTAGCTTCAAAAAATGTGTATGACAACGTAATGTCAGAGCAGTTTTCCATCAATGGATCTTCTGCGAATTCTGgatcaatgtaaaaaaatactggCATGTCAACCtttaataaaacatatatataattagtatTAGTTACAAATATAacatgttattaaatattatataaataaagatcATTATTGACTTGTTCATGAGGATTTAGTTGTTGTTCTTCAAAACAAAAGCAttgaattttgttaaaatattgCCCAGCTTCAAATGGAACAACGTTGTACGTAGAAATACCAACGATTGGTTTGTCCGTAGGATTAGTAGCTGTATAAAATGCAAGTGCTGTTTCTCctggtaatatttttatttctttttgctGAGGTTTAAAATCCCATATCATTGCTGCTGCGGTGTCTGCTGTAAATATTACTCGTACTTTTCGATCATTTACTGGTTTCATTGTATCTACCATCGACGCATCATGTCCTACTGTCCCACCATAACTCGTtgcctgaaaaaatttttaattatagttattagataatgataattatttaaacaaaatgtatatttatttatttattaatgctttccgcaattttaaaaattctgcaATACTTATTTACGTTATCAGAGTGcaaataacaaagaaaaaactaaGAGAAAGAAATAACAAACGAtccaaaaagaaataaatcaaaaataaaaatacccgggtcaaaaaaataacttgattttggcgggattttaaaagattaaaagTAAAGCAAATCTAGCAAGACAAAACCAAGTCAAGTgcaagtttttttaataaatgaaaaacgtATTTCCAGATATATATGAAAACACATTTGGTTTTGACTAAGTGGTCTTACTTGGTACAGGTTTACACCAACTAAGTCAAATTAAAGTAATGTTGTTTTAGATTGGACTTAgttcacttaaatttttaagttaataaagttatattgaagtcgaaaaaagtaaatgtgACCATAATCAAGATAATTaagtcaaaatcaagttatttttttgaccccgATAAGCATTAGCAGTCATACAGTTTAATTATTGGACTCAATTTTCactctatttttcatttccacTCGAATTGATTTCTTGAATGTATTTAGAGAcctaccaaaaaaatttactgattaattaatttaaaaattctatttctgAGACCGTTTTGTATAAACGACTTATTGGAGTAtggaatttataaaagtattttcctTTAGATTCTTACTATTTAAAAGcaagaattattttatctggCGTACATGACAcctcagtaaatttaaaattttataataaacaattcaaataaataaaatatatgcaagTACAAAATATGGTTTTATTGATGGAAATCGAAAGGTACTCAAATAACCAGCAGTAAACGATTTTTTCATacagaaattttgaaaataaaacgcCAGCATGTCTCATATACTCTAGGTGACGTTGAAATCaatcagtaataaatatatttaaaataatttacatgaaaATTTACCTGACAAAAAACTCTGTACAGTGGGACAGCAGCATAAGCTAAACCAATAGATATTACACCAAGTGCAGTAACATAATGtgatgtttttaatttattttggcGCATTATTTCCTGCTCCGTTGGTTGATTCAATGCATACTTAAATGCACttgtaaaaaattgtcttgtatattttttgcccgcataattaataaatttcgacatgataaaattttgctaTCAATCAAATCACAAACAAATtcaaactgaaaaaataaataaaaaattacttattacttTCCATTACGCAAATCATTGACTTCctcatgttaaatttattttaaaaaattatttaagttttattaattattaaaatttcttatttatttcataacatttcgtcatttatattttttggttaacttgcagaatatattttaaaaagtacgagtgtgaatgtagcagacatcagacagatttaaaattataaataaatagagtaagtAACTAAAACgtacaatttacaaaaaatacatttactattttcaaaattttttaaatgcgcattttgtttaaattttattttattaattatttattctatttattaataattttaaatttgtctgctatattcacacccatttaaaaaatttattttcttaccaTCAGCAACTTTATTATCGacagagtaattaaatttcagaatattaaatttacttttaaaatgttGTCAATATTGTCACCTGTTTGCGTCACAATGGTACCAACTCCAGTTACCATGTCCAATATCACAGCAAAATGGATAGAAATAGAAAATgtagaggaaaaaaattagtgcTCGTTCGTTCGTACATGTTTACGGTATACCGCATGAAATAAATCCGGTTATCAAGGTGTTAAATAATTCTCCACTgaagataattaatataaaatgtaagtatctatttaaataattagttgacaattatttaaacataccGTCAACAAAGTACGgagctttaatttaatttacaatttattggcgtttcattttttttcctcgtaCTGATGTGAACCCCAACCAATAATggtggtaaatttatttagcaaaGACACTAGAAGTATAATGCTCTATATCCAACAAATCGATACAACTATGGATACATTAATGTTAAAACAacataattcaataaaaacatcactagttacttaattaatttttttatttacataaataattaataattactgcgACAAGTTTTAACACTgcgtattttaaatattatttatttatttaaataaattatttattaaaatttttaaaacatttttaatttttttgtttaattttattaattacttataattgaAACATTTGCTTTGAGTACTTAGACCTCCAAGTACCGATaattgagtttaaatatttaaattaaacaattttatgtgagaaaatatatttttaagtaatcgtgaaaatttattcgcttatagaataataaaaaataattattattatattaattaactatagtgataaaatatataaaaaaaaatttattggtttattaatatcttgtattatgtaatttaaagttttgatTGATGTTTAGTACAgactgtaaattatttttattttagatttgtaTCATCGGCTTATAGAAATTACTCTATAGCTGTCTCGTGATTTTGTTTTTcactctattttattattttgaaagaGTGCAGCTGCTTGGTAGTAATTCTTGctacttattaattaacaatacaacattataattattaactaatgaaatttgaaaaactagtGCGCGTTCCTTTTGTCAACAAAGGGTAATTTgctgcatttttaaaaaatacttatttttatttattgattaatttccTCAGATCATAACTTATGAGCtgtggtttttatttttattcttctctTGATAGTTAGGATATATTTTCtaagataaataatacttaatataaATAGAGAATGCCCTGATTACATTAAAAGAGTTAAAACTTTTGTGTTACGATAACCAATTAGTTTCTACTTTTGTAGATATTTCTCATGTGTctgtttttataaacattatagtataatataacattaatttttatgacgtTCATTATTGCGACTGGAGTATTTGTAATAAGAATTTTCTCCGCACCTAAAATAGCGTCCTATTGGACACCGCATCCCTTAAAAACGTCCTCAACATGCTCTAGCTAAGCATTAAGTCAAGATCGAAAAAACGCATAAGCTAGTGTACTGAGAACTTCCGATAGCcaataaacaaataacaaaaaaaaaaataaacaatgcaAAGTTGGGGTCAATGGCAAGTGCCACCGACTGGTCCAGCTGCTGGACCGATGCCACAACCACCAGCGGCTCCAGGTTATCCTTCTTCTGGCACTGATCCTATGGCAACAATGCAAGCATATATGCAATATTATAATCAAccagtaagtattttttttgttattctaaataactttattatttataagtttctGATGCTATTTTATCttaagggcattctcagacagtgttttccactttttaaaaatattcaatgactttcaatTGTAATGGCGgtattaacattttatttatttacgctCTCtgcattttataatttacccgggaaaaaaagtttagatcTGCCTTGATCAAatctgatcaaattttatgcATGAATTGGTATGAACAGATCTGACTTGGTCTGTTTGGATCAAAGTAGATGTAGGCTGATGTAACTTTCTGCTTAAAAATCAGCCTGTTTACATCTAAACTGATCTAATTTGATCTGAGTAGAAATAGACATAATGCAgatctaaactttttttcctggggcttataaattaaattatagtctTCTCTTAAATTGTTAATGTGTATTATTGCTCACATATACTCTCTAAtcatgaataaatgaaaataagtgaatattcacttattttcactagttcatgtttagagagtagtAACGTAGACTTGGCGACATTAATTTGTACTTGGACATAATGCCCTTGGCTTGATAGCTTTACGGGAAATGTACTGAAATATCGAGCCAAGGGCAACACGAactgttataaattaatgtcaCCAAGTGTACTTCAAAACtttggatttaaatttcttatatgAACTATCAAAGATACCGACTTCcgtagaaattttattgactAGCTTAAAGATTCTGTATTTGGTCCATTCAACACAATTTTTATTCGTGGTTGGTATCCGGAACAGCTTTTCTCGTAGGGTTTTGTTCGGTACACCGAGAAACACCTGTGCTAATATATTAGGTGAATTAATTACACCATTGATGACTTTATGAAAGAAGTAGAGATCTAATATTTACGACTCATCTGTAGATCCATGATCTTAAATTGCCTTTTAACTTCATTCAAACTTCTTTCAATTCCTTTACCTTTCAGTGAGTGGGATAGG is a window from the Microplitis demolitor isolate Queensland-Clemson2020A chromosome 4, iyMicDemo2.1a, whole genome shotgun sequence genome containing:
- the LOC103568222 gene encoding tektin-3; protein product: MTCLEPVIPVRGSDCKRVHSLMPWRPNIGYENVQLVPLSTKCVSNYALDPVTDMSTEPLKFPNLVTGFHRNPVHASQSALHTRYTPNEWFQKQIKYYNEADANTYYSERIRNDAVKIMRAAEEKIHNFQHDTDRRLGERITDVTFWRNEVAAELERLIQECERLQDCRAVLEKAIQDIEGPLHIAEECLYHREARKGTELVHDDSEKCLLNELSNLRTSQKKLEACLDRVKDQLRNCRASQNQLQLDMKNKESALGIDTLCHQLNNYSQGIQYYSGIEKYDPCVSEQETWADAANRIVQKSQSERVKSSQLRAESESLVNRVSRDMWESWTNSNNALSRRSSELLEAKNQLQQHLHKVQQEIFDVEKNMEILRKAIADKSYALKVAHTRLEARMHRPELELCRDYAHVSLQKEIENINREVDKMHKMLKEIECQHQRLLRTRNALEHDLALKIDAMYIDKEKVCGLRRAYPVNALFRF
- the LOC103568220 gene encoding cytochrome c oxidase assembly protein COX11, mitochondrial, with the translated sequence MSKFINYAGKKYTRQFFTSAFKYALNQPTEQEIMRQNKLKTSHYVTALGVISIGLAYAAVPLYRVFCQATSYGGTVGHDASMVDTMKPVNDRKVRVIFTADTAAAMIWDFKPQQKEIKILPGETALAFYTATNPTDKPIVGISTYNVVPFEAGQYFNKIQCFCFEEQQLNPHEQVDMPVFFYIDPEFAEDPLMENCSDITLSYTFFEAKKGFRLPTPSYVKPHTT